In Pseudomonas sp. DNDY-54, a genomic segment contains:
- a CDS encoding ABC transporter permease: MNAEFRPNLVALQTIVHREIRRYTRIWPQTLLPPAITMVLYFVIFGNLIGARIGEMDGFTYMEYIVPGLIMMSVITNSYSNVVSSFFSSKFQRSIEELLVSPVSPHVILIGFALGGITRGLAVAFIVTLLSMFFTDLQVHHLGVTLLVITLTSTIFALGGFINAVFARNFDDISIIPTFVLTPLTYLGGVFYSINLLSPFWQTLSLANPILHMVNAFRYGILGVSDIRIGIAISFMAVAAIVMYLWCIRLLKSGRGMRQ; the protein is encoded by the coding sequence ATGAACGCTGAATTCCGGCCCAATCTTGTGGCGTTGCAGACCATCGTCCACCGTGAGATCCGCCGCTATACACGCATCTGGCCGCAGACGTTGCTGCCCCCGGCCATCACCATGGTCCTGTACTTCGTCATCTTCGGAAATCTGATCGGCGCGCGGATCGGCGAGATGGATGGCTTCACCTACATGGAGTACATCGTGCCGGGGCTGATCATGATGTCGGTGATCACCAACTCCTATAGCAACGTGGTCTCCAGCTTTTTCAGCAGCAAATTTCAGCGCTCCATCGAGGAACTGCTGGTGTCGCCGGTGTCACCGCACGTGATTCTGATCGGCTTCGCCCTCGGGGGCATTACCCGCGGGTTGGCGGTTGCGTTCATCGTGACGCTGCTATCGATGTTCTTCACCGATCTGCAGGTGCATCACCTGGGCGTCACGCTGCTGGTGATCACGTTGACCTCAACGATCTTCGCGCTGGGCGGCTTCATCAATGCGGTGTTCGCGCGTAACTTCGATGACATTTCGATCATCCCGACCTTCGTACTCACTCCGTTGACCTACCTGGGCGGCGTGTTCTACTCGATCAATCTGCTGTCGCCATTCTGGCAGACCTTGTCGCTTGCCAACCCGATCCTGCACATGGTCAACGCGTTCCGCTATGGCATTTTGGGGGTATCGGATATTCGTATCGGCATCGCCATCAGCTTTATGGCCGTGGCGGCCATAGTGATGTATCTCTGGTGCATCCGGTTGCTCAAAAGTGGTCGTGGCATGCGGCAGTAA
- the queF gene encoding NADPH-dependent 7-cyano-7-deazaguanine reductase QueF (Catalyzes the NADPH-dependent reduction of 7-cyano-7-deazaguanine (preQ0) to 7-aminomethyl-7-deazaguanine (preQ1) in queuosine biosynthesis) produces the protein MQHPAELSPLGKSSAYVATYSPEQLFSIPRAPKWVELGLTADTLPYTGVDIWNCYELSWLLPSGKPVVAIGEFSIPADSPNIIESKSFKLYLNSLNQSIFESREALVAVMTRDLSAAAGKAVGVRLRMLSEVAEEGIKPVEGVCIDELDVTIEHYDLPRADLLSADPGRQMEECIYSNLLKSNCPVTGQPDWGTVVIDYRGAALDHGSLLTYLVSFRQHADFHEQCVERIFLDLQRLLNPERLSVHARYVRRGGLDINPYRSTEFVSPDNGRLVRQ, from the coding sequence ATGCAGCACCCCGCCGAACTATCCCCGCTGGGCAAATCCAGCGCCTATGTCGCGACGTACAGTCCCGAGCAGTTGTTTTCCATCCCGCGCGCTCCGAAGTGGGTCGAGCTGGGGCTGACGGCCGACACCTTGCCTTACACGGGTGTCGATATCTGGAACTGCTATGAGCTGTCTTGGCTGCTGCCGTCCGGCAAGCCGGTGGTGGCCATCGGTGAATTCAGCATTCCCGCCGACTCGCCCAACATCATTGAATCCAAGTCCTTCAAGCTCTATCTGAACTCGCTGAACCAGTCGATATTCGAGAGCCGCGAGGCGCTCGTGGCTGTGATGACCCGCGATCTGTCTGCTGCGGCGGGTAAGGCGGTTGGTGTCCGCCTGCGGATGCTAAGCGAGGTTGCGGAGGAGGGAATCAAGCCCGTCGAGGGTGTTTGCATCGACGAGCTCGACGTCACCATCGAGCACTATGACCTGCCGCGTGCAGATCTGCTGAGCGCCGATCCGGGCCGTCAGATGGAAGAGTGCATCTACAGCAACCTGCTGAAATCGAACTGCCCCGTTACCGGTCAGCCCGATTGGGGCACTGTAGTGATTGACTACCGAGGCGCCGCGCTGGACCACGGCAGTTTGCTTACCTATCTGGTGAGCTTCCGCCAGCACGCTGACTTTCACGAGCAATGCGTCGAGCGCATATTCCTTGACCTGCAGCGGCTGCTAAATCCGGAGAGGCTGAGCGTTCATGCGCGTTACGTGCGACGCGGTGGGCTGGATATCAACCCGTACCGCAGTACCGAGTTCGTCTCGCCCGACAACGGGCGACTGGTTCGGCAGTAG
- a CDS encoding ABC transporter ATP-binding protein has product MTTALSIRQLTKVYGNGFEALKGIDLDVAEGDFFALLGPNGAGKSTTIGILSTLVNKTGGSVNVFGHDLDRDPSGLKRCLGVVPQEFNFNQFEKAFDILVTQAGYYGIPAKIAKERAEQYLNQLGLWDKRDVSSRMLSGGMKRRLMIARALIHRPRLLILDEPTAGVDIELRRSMWSFLTELNREGITIILTTHYLEEAEQLCRNIGIIDHGQIVKNTSMRELLKQLHVETFLLDLKESQLVPPELGSYPARLVDHHTLEVQVDKSQGVTDLFRMLSAQGIEVLSLRNKTNRLEELFVSMVENNLPQGAK; this is encoded by the coding sequence ATGACTACTGCTCTGTCCATTCGGCAGTTGACCAAGGTTTACGGAAACGGCTTCGAGGCCCTCAAGGGCATCGACCTGGATGTGGCTGAAGGCGATTTCTTTGCGTTGCTGGGCCCGAACGGCGCTGGCAAATCCACCACCATCGGCATTCTCTCGACCCTGGTGAACAAGACGGGCGGCTCGGTCAATGTGTTCGGCCATGACCTTGATCGCGACCCGTCCGGATTGAAGCGCTGCCTGGGCGTTGTGCCGCAGGAATTCAACTTCAATCAGTTCGAGAAAGCCTTCGACATTCTGGTCACCCAAGCTGGCTATTACGGCATCCCGGCGAAGATCGCCAAGGAGCGTGCCGAGCAATACCTCAACCAGCTGGGGTTGTGGGACAAGCGCGATGTTTCTTCCCGCATGCTGTCCGGCGGTATGAAGCGGCGCCTGATGATTGCGCGCGCGCTGATTCACCGGCCGCGACTGCTGATCCTCGACGAGCCCACTGCGGGCGTGGACATCGAACTGCGTCGCTCGATGTGGTCGTTCCTCACCGAACTGAACCGTGAGGGCATCACGATCATCCTCACCACACACTATCTGGAGGAGGCTGAGCAACTGTGCCGGAACATCGGCATCATCGATCACGGCCAGATCGTGAAGAACACCAGCATGCGCGAATTGCTCAAGCAGCTGCATGTCGAGACCTTCTTGCTCGATCTAAAGGAGTCGCAGCTGGTGCCGCCGGAGCTGGGCAGCTATCCGGCGCGGCTGGTTGACCATCACACACTGGAAGTTCAGGTGGACAAGAGCCAAGGCGTAACCGACTTGTTCCGCATGCTTTCGGCGCAGGGTATCGAGGTGTTGAGCCTTCGTAACAAGACCAATCGCCTTGAAGAACTGTTCGTTTCGATGGTGGAAAACAACCTGCCGCAGGGGGCCAAATGA
- a CDS encoding DUF4404 family protein — MPEHDLQSQLAELRSQLAQDAPLTEEERASLQAIAQDIELRLANEGMVEQNDSLVDGVNLAVERFEVSHPNTAMTLRNIMQTLANMGI, encoded by the coding sequence ATGCCGGAACATGATCTGCAGTCGCAGCTTGCTGAGTTGCGTAGTCAACTGGCCCAGGACGCTCCGCTGACCGAAGAGGAGCGCGCATCGCTGCAGGCGATAGCCCAAGATATCGAGCTTCGTTTGGCGAACGAGGGGATGGTCGAGCAAAACGATTCGCTGGTTGATGGCGTCAACTTGGCGGTAGAGCGTTTTGAGGTCAGCCATCCAAACACGGCGATGACCTTGCGCAACATCATGCAGACTCTCGCAAATATGGGCATTTAA